A stretch of Aedes aegypti strain LVP_AGWG chromosome 2, AaegL5.0 Primary Assembly, whole genome shotgun sequence DNA encodes these proteins:
- the LOC5573949 gene encoding 5'-AMP-activated protein kinase subunit beta-1 has protein sequence MGNAGSNLPRERHKSGSHDPIPGSPLKDGQAFVFDKKPDPNHRLVFQRSEEDAEPYYSKSVPEPEFVRDYRKRSNTVSDESSLVGGGGGGGASQGGGPEEEDKDDQKTALPTVFKWEGGGKQVYISGTFSEWKALPMVKSHGDFVTIIDLPEGDHQYKFCVDGEWKHDPRLKNVENEVGTKNNLVSVRQSDFEVFQALAKDSEDTGKDEAKEYGQDIPTTRPWGKESGPPVLPPHLLQVILNKDTPLSCEPTLLPEPNHVMLNHLYALSIKDGVMVLSATHRYRKKYVTTLLYKPI, from the exons ATGGGAAACGCAGGGAGTAACTTGCCTCGAGAGCGCCACAAATCCGGTTCCCACGATCCGATTCCGGGATCTCCGCTCAAGGACGGCCAAGCGTTCGTATTCGATAAGAAACCGGACCCGAACCATCGGCTGGTGTTCCAACGGAGCGAAGAGGACGCGGAACCGTACTACTCCAAATCGGTCCCGGAGCCGGAATTCGTTCGGGATTATAGGAAACGATCCAACACGGTTTCGGACGAATCTTCGCTGGTTGGAGGAGGAGGAGGCGGCGGAGCTAGTCAGGGCGGAGGGCCAGAGGAAGAGGACAAGGATGATCAGAAAACTGCGCTTCCGACGGTGTTCAAGTGGGAGGGCGGTGGCAAACAGGTTTATATCAGTGGCACATTCAGCGAGTGGAAGGCACTGCCGATGGTCAAAAGCCACGGGGATTTCGTTACGATCATCGATCTGCCGGAGGGAGACCATCAATACAAGTTCTGCGTCGACGGGGAATGGAAGCACGATCCCAGGCTG AAAAATGTCGAAAACGAAGTCGGAACCAAGAACAATCTGGTGTCGGTTCGCCAGTCGGATTTCGAGGTTTTCCAAGCACTAGCCAAAGACAGCGAAGACACAGGAAAAGACGAAGCGAAGGAATATGGGCAGGATATTCCGACCACCAGACCGTGGGGCAAGGAATCGGGGCCACCGGTGTTGCCACCGCACCTGCTGCAGGTCATCCTTAACAAGGATACACCACTTTCG TGTGAACCCACATTGCTACCGGAGCCAAATCACGTGATGTTGAACCATCTGTATGCGCTGTCCATCAAGGACGGAGTCATGGTTCTCAGTGCCACCCATCGCTACCGGAAGAAGTACGTGACCACGTTGCTGTACAAGCCGATCTAA